The genomic stretch GGCCTGAAAGCGGGCGATGCCCTGATTCTCACCAAGCCCATCGGTACAGGCACCTTGTTTGCCGCTCACGCAAAGCTGGCGGCCAAAGGTCGGTGGATTGATTCTGCACTCGCCTCCATGGTTCAGTCCAATAAGGCGGCAGCAGACTGTCTCAGGAAATTTGGATCAAAAGCCTGTACCGACGTTACTGGCTTCGGCCTCCTCGGGCATCTGGTTGAAATGACCAAGCCCTCGGGTGTAGATGCCGAACTGGATCTTTCTGCCATCCCGATCCTTCCGGGCGCGGAGGAAACAGCGGCAGCAGGGATTCTCAGTTCCCTGCAACCAGCAAACATCCGCTTGCGCCGGGGTATCCGGGATCAGGAAAAATGGGTAAATCATGCCCGATATCCCCTGATTTTTGACCCTCAAACGGCGGGTGGTCTGCTGGCAAGCGTTGCGGCGGACAAGGCAGAGGAGTGTGTAAGGGAACTGAAAGCCCTGGGCTATCCCCACACCGCCATTATCGGGCGAATTACCGCCCAGGACGAGACCGGACCGATCGAGCCCATATCCCTGCGGGATTAGTGCCTCTCTGAGCAGCGTTGCACCGCCTGGCGCAGCGCCTGCTCGAGCGCCGCCTGCTCTTTCTCCGGCATGAAATGCCCGGCAAGCTGACTGACTTGATGCTTGAGGGTGCCCAGAAATTCCGGATCCTGCTCTACTTTGTAGAGAAGATCGGCCAGGGCGCGTTCCTTCCCGACCGGAAAATAACCAGCATAATCGTTGCCCAGAAGCCCAACATTCCCGGGGATGTCCGAGGCGATCACCGGAAGACCGGCGCGGCAGGCCTCCGATACCACGTTCGCGCCACCTTCCATCACCGAGCTGATCACCATTACCAGGCTATCGGCCATCAACTGCCGGGCATCGCCTTTATCTAATTCCCCAAGCCACTGGAAGCGAGGATTACTCGCCATCTCCTGTTCCGCTTTGGCGCGCCAATCTTCGTTGTAAGCTTTGCCAGCGCAGACAACCTGAATGCGGGAGTCGTCGGGCAAAAGGCGGGCTGCGTAAGCCGCCCTGAGTGAATCCTTTTCTTCTCGGAGATGGCCGATAACACAAACTCCGAATCCCCTCTCTTGCGCCTTCTTGCGTGGCTCGGGAAATGCTTCCGGCCCGTCTGCGGACTGGTAAAGTGTGGTGAGCTTGTCAGCCAACTCTGTCGGAATGTCGCGGGCGACAAGACTGTGCAGGCCGATCAGGGCATCCGCGGCCTCCATGGAATACAGGGTCTCTTCCGGAAACTCCTGCTGGTGGCGGTAGATATCCGTCCCGGTCAGCGCAACAATCAGGGGCCTTTCAGGCCAGTTTGTCCGAAACTTTCTGATGGCATCAACGCTTCGCCACGCATGGAGAGCGATAAAAGCGTCACAGGGCTCACCGTGGTATTCAGTAACCACGTCAACCGAGTGCCCGGCACTTTCCAGCAAGGTCTCCCACCGTTCCGCCGTTGCCCGGTTTCCTGCTTTCGAACCCGGCTGAGCGGGTGTAATCATTGTGATGCGCATAGTCTTGGCCGTGACCCAGGTGACTGAAATTCGGAATGTTCGGTCCTGAGCCAATTAAACCCGCAAACCGTATAGCTGTTCAGAGTTAACGTAAATCAAGGTATCCTGCAAGGCACCGGGGAGCCCCAACTTCCCTTGAGTCACATTCCACACAGTCTGGCAAAGTAAGGAACTCCAATGGCCCTTAATCTAATACGGAAATTGATGGTTTCCAGTCTTTTCTGTTTTACCGCAGCTTCGGCCACGGCTGAAACCTTCGTGTTCACCGCTATACCTGATGAAGACGAAACCAAGCTGGTCGAGAGATTCAAAGGTGTGGCCGATTATCTCTCCCAGGAACTGGATGTTGAAGTAAGGTACATCCCGGTTAAATCCTACGCAGCCGCAGTGTCCGCGTTCCGTAACAATCAGGTTCAGCTGGCCTGGTTTGGCGGGCTGTCCGGTGTTCAGGCGCGTCGGCTGGTTCCCGGCTCCGAGGCCATCGCCCAGGGCGTCGAGGATGAAGCATTCCAGACCTACTTTATCGCGAACACCAGCACCGGCATCGAGCCTGCCGACGAACTCTCCGCTCTGGAAGATAACCTGAAAGACAAAACCTTCACCTTCGGCTCGAAAGGGTCCACTTCCGGTCGTCTTATGCCCGAGTTCTACATCCGGGACGTGTTCGGCGCCCAGCCAGACGACTTCTTCTCCCGGGTTGGTTTCAGCGGCAACCACACGCGCACCTTGCGCCTGGTTGAGGCCGGCACTTACCAGGTCGGCGCCCTGAACTTCCAGGTTTGGGAAAAAGAACTGGCGGACGGCAACATCGATACCGATGCCGTTCAGGTCATCTGGGAAACACCGCCCTACCCGGACTACCAGTGGACCATTCGTGGTGACGTTAACGAGCGTTTCGGTGATGGCTTCAAGGAGCGTGTAACCGAGGCTCTGCTGAACCTCGACGATCAGGCGCTGCTCGAGAGCTTCCCCCGGTCCGGATTCATTCCGGCCTCCAACGATGACTACGAGCCCATTCGCAAAACTGCGGAAGAGATTGGAATCCTGGACTGATGTCAGGGTTTGATCTTTCAGGCCTCACGGCCTCTTTTGGCGGCGAGCGGGTCATTGGCCCGCTGTCGCTGAAAGTCAATGAGGGAGAGCAGGTTGCCCTCGTGGGTAAGAGTGGTGCTGGAAAATCCACGCTTATCCGGCTGATTCATGAAAGGGTAAACCGGGAATCCTCGCTCGTTCCTCAGGACCTGGGCCTGGTGAATGCCCTGCCTGTTTTCCATAACGTGTTCATGGGGCAACTGGATAAACATTCCACCTGGTACAACACCGTTACCCTGATCCGCCCGTTTTCAAAGAATCGCGACGAAGTGCGTGAACTGCTGAAGGCCCTGGGTATGCCTGAAAAACTATGGCTACCCACCGCGTCGCTCTCCGGTGGACAGCGTCAGCGTGTCGCCATTGCACGCGCCCTCTATCGTAAGGCGCCCGTACTCCTGGCGG from Marinobacter adhaerens HP15 encodes the following:
- a CDS encoding putative selenate ABC transporter substrate-binding protein, whose protein sequence is MALNLIRKLMVSSLFCFTAASATAETFVFTAIPDEDETKLVERFKGVADYLSQELDVEVRYIPVKSYAAAVSAFRNNQVQLAWFGGLSGVQARRLVPGSEAIAQGVEDEAFQTYFIANTSTGIEPADELSALEDNLKDKTFTFGSKGSTSGRLMPEFYIRDVFGAQPDDFFSRVGFSGNHTRTLRLVEAGTYQVGALNFQVWEKELADGNIDTDAVQVIWETPPYPDYQWTIRGDVNERFGDGFKERVTEALLNLDDQALLESFPRSGFIPASNDDYEPIRKTAEEIGILD
- the senB gene encoding selenoneine biosynthesis selenosugar synthase SenB — translated: MRITMITPAQPGSKAGNRATAERWETLLESAGHSVDVVTEYHGEPCDAFIALHAWRSVDAIRKFRTNWPERPLIVALTGTDIYRHQQEFPEETLYSMEAADALIGLHSLVARDIPTELADKLTTLYQSADGPEAFPEPRKKAQERGFGVCVIGHLREEKDSLRAAYAARLLPDDSRIQVVCAGKAYNEDWRAKAEQEMASNPRFQWLGELDKGDARQLMADSLVMVISSVMEGGANVVSEACRAGLPVIASDIPGNVGLLGNDYAGYFPVGKERALADLLYKVEQDPEFLGTLKHQVSQLAGHFMPEKEQAALEQALRQAVQRCSERH
- a CDS encoding phosphonate ABC transporter ATP-binding protein; the protein is MSGFDLSGLTASFGGERVIGPLSLKVNEGEQVALVGKSGAGKSTLIRLIHERVNRESSLVPQDLGLVNALPVFHNVFMGQLDKHSTWYNTVTLIRPFSKNRDEVRELLKALGMPEKLWLPTASLSGGQRQRVAIARALYRKAPVLLADEPISALDGPMAHLVMELLKERFQTSVIALHDVEMALKYCSRIVGIQDGQVALDESSERLSATDITSLY